Proteins encoded together in one Marispirochaeta sp. window:
- the hisA gene encoding phosphoribosylformimino-5-aminoimidazole carboxamide ribotide isomerase, with protein MKFRPCIDLHQGKVKQIVGGTLNDEGARENYVSDRGAAWYADLYKKHKLSGGHVIMLGPGNTEEAVKALRAYPGGFQVGGGINPENAGMFLDEGAMGVIVTSWVFHQGQIDFERLEAMKKSVGPERLILDLSCRLRDGNYWIVTDRWSRFTELPLDAATLRLLGASCSEFLVHAADVEGRQLGIEEPVVALLGEASPVSATYAGGIRSREDIDLVRSLGKGQVDFTVGSALDIFGGPLSFTRLAAEYA; from the coding sequence ATGAAATTCCGCCCCTGTATTGATCTTCATCAGGGAAAGGTAAAACAGATAGTAGGGGGTACCCTCAATGATGAAGGGGCCCGGGAGAATTATGTTTCCGATCGTGGTGCGGCCTGGTACGCCGATCTTTATAAAAAGCATAAGCTTTCCGGCGGACACGTGATCATGCTGGGCCCCGGCAATACCGAGGAGGCCGTGAAGGCCCTGCGGGCTTATCCCGGTGGATTCCAGGTGGGGGGCGGTATAAACCCGGAGAACGCAGGTATGTTTCTGGATGAAGGAGCGATGGGCGTGATTGTCACCTCCTGGGTGTTTCACCAGGGACAGATTGATTTTGAGCGTCTTGAAGCCATGAAAAAGAGTGTCGGCCCTGAACGCCTGATTCTCGATTTGAGCTGCCGGCTGCGGGACGGAAATTACTGGATTGTTACCGACCGCTGGAGCCGCTTTACCGAATTACCCCTGGATGCCGCGACCCTGAGACTTCTGGGCGCTTCCTGCTCCGAGTTTCTGGTCCATGCAGCGGATGTGGAAGGCAGGCAGCTGGGAATCGAAGAGCCGGTTGTAGCTTTACTGGGGGAAGCCTCCCCGGTGTCTGCGACCTACGCGGGAGGAATCAGAAGCCGGGAGGACATCGATCTGGTCCGCAGCCTGGGTAAAGGGCAGGTCGATTTTACCGTTGGCAGCGCCCTGGACATATTCGGTGGACCGCTATCGTTTACCCGCCTGGCCGCCGAATACGCCTGA
- the hisE gene encoding phosphoribosyl-ATP diphosphatase → MERDTILPLILKDEKGSIVDVLLESEKGHRKSIEQRIIWYVHKDTGRLLPYKEQTPFKEISKKSGWYEALLFPNQETLPEDQMETSREAAMPAAAGGDTLARLAQVIRQRRINLPEGSYTTHLFTSGEEKIRKKTGEEAVELILARNPEEIVYEAADLIYHMLVMLEALGIDYTAVLAELDKRSR, encoded by the coding sequence ATGGAACGGGATACCATTCTTCCCCTGATTCTGAAGGACGAAAAAGGCAGTATTGTGGATGTGCTGCTGGAATCGGAAAAGGGCCACCGTAAAAGTATAGAACAGAGAATTATCTGGTATGTCCACAAGGATACCGGGAGGCTCCTGCCGTATAAGGAGCAGACTCCTTTTAAGGAAATAAGCAAAAAGAGCGGTTGGTACGAGGCCCTGCTTTTTCCGAACCAGGAAACTCTGCCGGAGGACCAGATGGAAACTTCCCGGGAAGCTGCAATGCCGGCAGCCGCAGGTGGAGACACCCTCGCCCGTCTGGCCCAGGTAATACGGCAGCGCCGCATCAATCTGCCTGAAGGCTCTTACACCACTCACCTGTTTACTTCCGGTGAAGAAAAAATCCGCAAAAAAACCGGCGAAGAGGCGGTCGAACTGATCCTTGCCCGTAACCCTGAAGAGATAGTATATGAGGCAGCGGACCTTATCTATCACATGCTGGTGATGCTTGAGGCCCTGGGCATCGACTATACGGCCGTCCTGGCGGAGCTGGATAAACGGTCGCGATAG
- a CDS encoding HEPN domain-containing protein: protein MDAALEHEKYITQIPGALMQVDPYKIILFGSAATGNLHNDSDIIVVLNNETIPKNYDEKMRLKLSVRKALREINKHVPKSHDLTTLSQKITDLLTIDFDYDILDQMNELYIEARYPSELGSFPNGKPTKRCSKSVL, encoded by the coding sequence ATGGATGCGGCGCTTGAACATGAAAAATACATCACCCAAATCCCGGGGGCGTTAATGCAGGTAGATCCATATAAGATCATCTTGTTTGGTTCGGCTGCTACGGGGAATCTACATAATGATAGCGATATTATCGTGGTGCTTAATAACGAAACGATCCCGAAAAACTATGATGAGAAAATGAGGCTGAAGCTGTCTGTTAGAAAAGCACTACGGGAAATAAATAAGCATGTACCAAAATCTCATGATCTTACTACTTTAAGTCAGAAAATAACTGATTTGCTAACGATAGATTTTGATTATGATATTTTGGATCAGATGAATGAATTGTATATTGAAGCTCGCTATCCGTCAGAATTGGGGTCGTTTCCAAACGGAAAACCGACAAAAAGATGCAGCAAATCAGTTTTATGA
- a CDS encoding M24 family metallopeptidase produces the protein MDISEELRIKRQRIAKLLDTLDLDGLYLKRQSNFSWATGGGINTVGITSELGNAGLLFTRNGDFAVCNNIEEPRMREEEQLEALGFEIKSYIWHENREQQIVQELADPKRLGADFAFPGAWELKSEIARLRYSLTESELERYKELCYLTNLALETTAAEIRPGDRECEILGRLAQRLWADRIDIVTTFCGADERIERYRHPVATQKRVEKRAMLGCNARRNGLIVCLTRFVQFGEVPEALRQQYRENVELDLILWSHTVAGKPVQEAFTAVEAAYRRQGRAEEFDLHHQGGSIGYEPRDYRVDYATDETVALNQPFCWNPSITGTKSEDTILATADVSLPMTRPILFPRLEMDVNGARFERADILVL, from the coding sequence ATGGATATATCGGAAGAGCTGCGGATCAAACGTCAGAGAATAGCAAAGTTGTTGGACACCCTTGACCTTGACGGTCTCTATCTGAAACGGCAGTCGAACTTTTCCTGGGCCACCGGGGGAGGGATCAACACAGTCGGTATTACCAGCGAATTGGGAAATGCCGGACTGCTCTTTACCCGGAACGGTGACTTTGCGGTGTGCAACAACATCGAAGAGCCACGCATGAGAGAGGAAGAGCAGCTTGAAGCCCTTGGCTTCGAGATTAAATCTTACATATGGCACGAGAACAGGGAACAGCAGATCGTACAGGAGCTTGCCGATCCCAAACGTCTGGGGGCTGATTTCGCGTTTCCGGGGGCCTGGGAGCTTAAATCCGAAATAGCGCGGCTCCGCTACTCCCTTACAGAATCCGAGCTTGAACGCTACAAGGAGCTCTGCTATCTGACCAACCTGGCCCTGGAAACAACAGCGGCTGAGATCCGTCCGGGAGACAGGGAGTGTGAGATCCTGGGGCGCCTTGCACAGCGCCTGTGGGCGGACCGCATCGACATTGTTACCACCTTCTGTGGCGCGGATGAGCGTATTGAGCGCTACCGCCACCCGGTGGCCACGCAAAAACGGGTGGAAAAACGGGCCATGCTGGGCTGCAATGCCCGGCGCAATGGACTGATTGTCTGCCTGACCCGTTTTGTACAGTTTGGCGAGGTCCCGGAGGCCCTCCGGCAACAGTACCGGGAGAATGTAGAGCTCGACCTTATTTTATGGAGCCACACCGTTGCGGGCAAACCCGTGCAGGAGGCCTTTACGGCCGTGGAGGCGGCATACCGGCGCCAGGGACGTGCCGAAGAGTTCGATCTGCACCACCAGGGCGGCTCCATCGGTTACGAGCCCAGGGATTACCGGGTCGATTACGCAACCGATGAAACGGTGGCCCTCAATCAGCCCTTCTGCTGGAACCCCTCTATTACCGGGACCAAGAGCGAGGACACCATTCTCGCTACCGCAGACGTTTCTCTGCCCATGACCCGGCCGATACTGTTTCCCAGATTAGAGATGGATGTTAACGGCGCTCGGTTTGAGCGTGCGGACATACTCGTTTTGTAG
- a CDS encoding tripartite tricarboxylate transporter substrate binding protein, whose product MKRKVIPGTAILLVLTLIGGPLFAEGQAEREYPARDIELMVPWGVGGATDIMFRTFMSVLPKYLGGPVIIVNRPGGGAVPGYAEAMQKKADGYYFVAWATASITKTHMSKTPYGTDTFEPVINLASSPVWILVPGDSPYKNLNDLLNDAKRRPGQVTLGNAGAGGGTHMIALAFEKAAGVKFNHVPHAGGGPTVVAGVGGHVDAISVGPPEGVAQLESGQLRCLAIFAEERLEDFPDYPTAVEQGLDFTLGQWRGVAALKGTDPAYIKHVHDAFKKTMEDPDFLVLAKNAGLLLDYIGLDDFKRYIEEQDKLYEDIVRSNKLGDRYKY is encoded by the coding sequence ATGAAAAGGAAGGTAATCCCTGGTACGGCGATACTGCTGGTACTAACTCTTATCGGCGGACCGCTGTTCGCGGAGGGACAGGCAGAGAGGGAATATCCCGCCCGGGACATCGAGTTGATGGTTCCCTGGGGTGTCGGTGGTGCGACGGATATTATGTTCAGGACCTTTATGTCGGTACTGCCCAAGTACCTGGGGGGCCCGGTCATTATCGTGAACCGTCCCGGCGGCGGCGCCGTTCCAGGCTATGCGGAGGCCATGCAGAAGAAGGCGGACGGCTACTACTTTGTTGCCTGGGCCACGGCGAGTATTACCAAGACCCATATGAGTAAAACCCCCTACGGCACCGATACCTTCGAACCGGTCATAAATCTGGCCAGCTCACCGGTCTGGATTCTGGTGCCCGGGGATTCACCCTACAAAAACCTCAATGATCTGCTGAATGATGCAAAACGCCGTCCAGGCCAGGTTACCCTCGGGAACGCCGGAGCCGGCGGCGGGACCCATATGATTGCCCTGGCCTTTGAAAAAGCGGCAGGAGTCAAATTCAACCATGTTCCCCATGCCGGGGGCGGTCCAACCGTCGTTGCCGGAGTCGGCGGTCATGTTGACGCCATCAGTGTAGGCCCTCCGGAAGGGGTCGCCCAGCTCGAGAGCGGACAGCTCCGGTGCCTCGCGATATTCGCGGAGGAACGGCTGGAAGATTTTCCCGATTATCCTACTGCAGTCGAGCAGGGGCTGGACTTTACCCTGGGACAGTGGCGCGGAGTGGCAGCTCTCAAGGGGACCGATCCCGCCTATATCAAGCATGTCCATGATGCCTTTAAGAAGACCATGGAGGATCCGGATTTTCTGGTTTTGGCCAAGAATGCCGGTCTGCTGCTGGATTACATCGGGCTTGACGATTTCAAACGCTACATTGAAGAGCAGGATAAGCTCTACGAAGACATCGTCCGCTCCAACAAACTCGGCGACCGCTACAAGTACTAG
- a CDS encoding tripartite tricarboxylate transporter TctB family protein, with the protein MAKANLIIGSLFFLLALLMFVFALDFPKPRVSGLSPRVFPQFVAVCTMLCSGLLIIKSFRGFAGPGTGEQEQKVERDSVFAVRFSALSAVGLLYVLLIDKIGYLIATPLLIAGTMLIFNEKRWCRVLLVSVITTLVLYTLFRNVFRVPLPRNPWW; encoded by the coding sequence ATGGCCAAGGCCAATCTGATTATAGGCTCATTGTTTTTCCTTCTGGCACTGCTGATGTTCGTTTTTGCCCTCGATTTTCCCAAGCCTCGGGTGTCGGGGCTATCCCCGCGGGTGTTTCCCCAGTTTGTCGCAGTCTGCACCATGCTCTGTTCCGGGCTGCTGATAATCAAAAGTTTCAGGGGCTTTGCCGGTCCCGGCACAGGAGAGCAGGAGCAAAAAGTGGAGCGGGACTCTGTGTTTGCCGTCCGGTTCAGTGCTCTTAGTGCGGTGGGGCTCCTGTATGTCCTTCTGATCGACAAAATCGGGTACCTCATAGCCACCCCCCTCTTGATTGCCGGTACCATGCTGATTTTTAATGAAAAACGATGGTGCCGGGTGCTGCTGGTCTCGGTTATTACTACCCTGGTGCTCTATACCCTTTTTCGTAATGTTTTTCGTGTACCCCTGCCCAGAAACCCTTGGTGGTAA
- a CDS encoding tripartite tricarboxylate transporter permease, whose translation MSALIQGLQFVFTPINFLFLFIGVSGGIVVGAIPGLTGSVGIILLLPFLFYLQPAVALVMLAGMFCGAIYGGSISAILISTPGTPSAAATVLDGYPLAQKGEAGKALGVATIASTCGGIISTLCLIFIAPQLARFALKFGPEEYFALMVFGLTVIASVSGASLIKGILSGLFGLFIAVIGIDPISGYDRFSFGIPNLMTGFPMLPVLIGLFAISQIFIELQKVGKPLQKYAQKIKGVLPTKKELKSLMKVIIPSSFLGTFIGIIPGTGGAIASFMAYNEARRFSKDKESFGKGNILGIAAPEAANNGTTGGAMVPLLSLGIPGDVVTSVMLGALMLVGVRPGPLMFKQSPEIINALFVGLMVAQFLILTLGLLSVRVFPAILRVPSSILFPVILSLCFLGSFSLGNSVYDMFVALIFGALGFFLRKYGFSMAPVILGIILGPLAEQNLGKALIISHGNWGTLFNSPIALFFYVISLASVSYSVMRMKRPHKQH comes from the coding sequence ATGTCCGCATTGATTCAGGGACTTCAATTTGTTTTTACACCCATTAACTTTCTGTTTTTGTTTATCGGAGTGTCCGGGGGCATTGTCGTCGGGGCCATCCCCGGGCTCACAGGTTCGGTAGGAATAATCCTGCTGCTTCCCTTCCTGTTTTATCTGCAGCCGGCGGTGGCCCTTGTTATGCTTGCCGGGATGTTCTGCGGGGCGATTTACGGCGGATCTATCTCGGCCATTTTAATCTCCACCCCCGGGACCCCCTCGGCGGCGGCCACGGTGCTGGACGGGTATCCTTTGGCCCAGAAGGGGGAGGCCGGTAAGGCCCTGGGCGTGGCGACTATCGCCTCAACCTGCGGGGGGATTATCTCCACCCTGTGTCTGATCTTTATTGCCCCCCAGCTGGCCCGCTTTGCCCTGAAATTCGGACCGGAGGAGTACTTTGCCCTGATGGTCTTCGGCCTGACGGTAATCGCCAGCGTTTCCGGCGCATCCCTGATAAAGGGAATCCTCTCGGGCCTCTTCGGGCTCTTTATTGCCGTGATCGGCATCGACCCGATATCCGGATATGACCGCTTCTCCTTCGGTATTCCCAACCTGATGACGGGATTTCCCATGCTGCCGGTACTAATCGGTTTGTTCGCCATTTCGCAGATCTTTATCGAGCTGCAGAAGGTGGGAAAGCCCCTTCAGAAATACGCGCAGAAGATAAAAGGCGTCCTTCCGACCAAAAAAGAGCTAAAGAGCCTGATGAAGGTAATAATTCCCTCATCCTTTCTGGGGACTTTTATCGGTATAATCCCCGGAACCGGCGGGGCCATCGCCTCATTTATGGCCTACAACGAGGCGCGACGTTTTTCCAAGGACAAGGAGAGCTTTGGAAAAGGCAATATTTTAGGTATCGCCGCGCCGGAGGCGGCCAATAACGGGACTACCGGCGGGGCTATGGTCCCCCTGCTCTCCCTTGGGATCCCCGGAGATGTTGTTACCTCGGTCATGCTGGGGGCCCTGATGCTGGTGGGTGTGCGGCCGGGACCATTGATGTTCAAGCAGAGCCCGGAAATAATCAACGCCCTGTTTGTAGGTCTTATGGTGGCCCAGTTTCTGATTCTGACCCTCGGACTTTTGAGCGTACGGGTTTTCCCCGCCATACTGAGGGTCCCCTCATCGATATTGTTCCCGGTGATTCTCTCTCTCTGCTTTCTTGGGTCTTTTTCTTTGGGGAACAGCGTTTATGACATGTTCGTCGCATTGATATTCGGCGCCCTGGGTTTCTTTCTGCGGAAGTACGGCTTTTCCATGGCCCCGGTTATCCTGGGTATTATTCTGGGCCCCCTGGCGGAGCAGAATCTGGGTAAAGCCCTGATTATATCCCACGGCAACTGGGGTACCCTGTTCAACTCCCCGATAGCCCTCTTCTTTTACGTGATCTCTCTGGCCTCCGTCAGCTATTCGGTAATGCGTATGAAGAGGCCCCACAAGCAGCACTGA
- a CDS encoding FadR/GntR family transcriptional regulator: MYKKLGSSGHRLSDEVTEHIKMLIRNEHLKPGDKIPNEIELGRLFGVSRPTIRQAVNSLVSQNIVEIARGRGTFVSHAPGVAKDPLGLEFILAPDLQISLAEARLAIEPGVARLAAENATPKDLEKIGSCIDKMRDVVHEHRIGMAIELDFHRSIAEASCNPIIMRVIPIILDSILSTYADANPTIRDHGVAMEEHSAVYTAIAEHNADKAFTIMQTHLKNSHERLVRRKAEKTDES, translated from the coding sequence ATGTACAAAAAACTTGGTTCTTCGGGGCACCGCCTTTCCGATGAGGTCACGGAACACATCAAGATGCTTATTAGAAACGAGCACTTAAAACCAGGGGACAAGATTCCCAACGAGATCGAACTCGGAAGACTCTTCGGGGTCAGCCGGCCGACAATCCGGCAGGCGGTTAACTCCCTGGTATCCCAGAACATCGTAGAGATTGCCCGGGGCCGGGGAACCTTCGTCTCCCATGCTCCGGGGGTCGCGAAAGACCCGTTGGGACTGGAATTTATTCTGGCTCCGGACCTGCAGATATCCCTGGCCGAGGCGCGGCTGGCAATCGAACCGGGGGTGGCCCGCCTTGCTGCGGAAAATGCCACGCCGAAAGACCTGGAGAAAATCGGAAGCTGTATTGATAAAATGCGCGATGTTGTTCACGAGCACCGTATCGGCATGGCGATAGAGCTGGATTTTCACCGCAGTATTGCCGAGGCTTCCTGCAACCCGATAATCATGCGGGTAATACCGATCATCCTTGATTCAATATTAAGTACCTATGCCGACGCAAACCCGACTATCCGGGACCACGGTGTAGCCATGGAAGAACACAGCGCGGTATATACGGCCATTGCGGAGCACAACGCTGACAAAGCCTTTACCATTATGCAGACCCACCTGAAAAACAGTCATGAGCGTCTGGTGCGGCGTAAGGCAGAAAAGACCGATGAATCGTAA
- a CDS encoding histidine phosphatase family protein: MTELFILRHGETLWNTEQRFQGQADSPLTGEGQMQAHSLARRVAAVRPSVIYTSDLGRAYSTARIIADECGFIPQPDIRLRERNVGILTGLTFDTIRGDHAGIWERYFEADYVIPEGESLNQLLERGQSFLDHVAENHPYQRVAAVSHGAMISTMLRHVLHIPHHAPRNFSLYNCALNMLEYLQGAWRLRVLGDTAHLAAKSGILDEVQ, translated from the coding sequence ATGACTGAATTATTTATTTTACGTCACGGTGAAACACTGTGGAACACGGAACAGCGTTTTCAGGGACAGGCAGACAGCCCGCTTACCGGGGAGGGACAGATGCAGGCGCATTCCCTCGCCCGGAGGGTAGCCGCTGTAAGACCCTCGGTAATCTACACAAGCGATCTGGGCAGGGCTTATTCCACCGCCCGGATCATTGCCGATGAATGTGGCTTTATTCCACAGCCTGATATCCGTTTGCGGGAACGAAACGTCGGTATTCTGACCGGACTGACCTTCGACACGATACGCGGCGACCATGCCGGAATATGGGAACGCTACTTTGAGGCTGATTATGTAATCCCGGAAGGAGAATCCCTGAACCAGCTTCTTGAAAGGGGACAGTCATTTCTCGACCATGTTGCGGAAAATCACCCTTACCAACGGGTAGCAGCTGTCAGCCACGGTGCCATGATCAGCACCATGCTGCGCCATGTTCTGCACATTCCGCATCATGCCCCCCGTAACTTCAGCCTCTACAACTGCGCATTGAATATGCTTGAGTACCTTCAGGGTGCCTGGCGGCTTCGTGTACTGGGCGATACCGCTCATCTCGCCGCGAAATCCGGCATTCTGGATGAGGTGCAATAA
- the leuB gene encoding 3-isopropylmalate dehydrogenase → MKTYTIAVLPGDGIGPEVMAEAEKVLARIAAKYTVDFYYLPADVGGAAIDRHGKALPESTVETCRKADAVLFGSVGGPKWENLPPEEQPERGALLPLRKIFKLFANLRPAIVFPQLKEASPLKADIIGDGFDVLVVRELTGGIYFGQPKGNDGVKGFDTMIYTDEEIERIGRLAFETARKRNRRLVSIDKANVLSTMVLWRQVITKLGNEYPDVTLSHMYVDNAAMQLVRDPRQFDVMLCGNMFGDILSDEASMITGSLGMLPSASLSEAAEGELPFGLYEPSGGSAPDIAGKGIANPIAQILSAAMLLKYSLGLDKAYDDIYAAIEGVLDEGYRTVDIMSAGMKQIGTSEMGDRIAGKI, encoded by the coding sequence ATGAAAACCTATACCATAGCAGTTCTGCCGGGCGACGGAATCGGTCCGGAGGTAATGGCGGAAGCCGAAAAGGTGCTTGCCAGGATCGCGGCGAAATACACTGTAGACTTTTACTACCTCCCGGCCGATGTGGGAGGAGCTGCCATAGACAGGCACGGAAAAGCCCTGCCGGAGAGTACAGTAGAAACCTGCCGCAAGGCGGATGCCGTGCTGTTCGGTTCCGTGGGGGGACCAAAATGGGAAAACCTGCCGCCGGAGGAACAGCCTGAACGGGGGGCCCTGCTTCCCCTGCGTAAAATCTTCAAACTTTTCGCCAACCTGCGGCCCGCGATTGTCTTTCCTCAACTGAAGGAGGCATCGCCCCTCAAGGCCGATATTATCGGTGACGGCTTTGACGTGCTGGTTGTGCGGGAGCTTACCGGGGGTATCTACTTCGGTCAGCCCAAAGGGAACGACGGCGTCAAAGGATTCGACACCATGATCTATACCGATGAAGAGATCGAGCGCATCGGCCGGCTGGCCTTCGAAACAGCCCGTAAACGGAACAGGCGGCTGGTCTCCATCGACAAGGCCAACGTACTGTCCACCATGGTGCTGTGGCGACAGGTCATTACAAAGCTTGGAAACGAGTATCCCGATGTGACCTTAAGTCACATGTATGTGGACAACGCAGCCATGCAGCTGGTGCGAGATCCCCGCCAGTTTGACGTAATGCTCTGCGGCAACATGTTCGGGGACATCCTCTCCGACGAGGCCAGCATGATAACCGGCTCCCTGGGGATGCTGCCGTCTGCCTCCCTTTCCGAGGCCGCCGAGGGGGAGCTGCCCTTCGGCCTCTACGAACCTTCCGGCGGGTCCGCCCCGGACATCGCTGGCAAGGGGATTGCCAACCCCATCGCCCAGATCCTTTCCGCCGCCATGCTGCTTAAGTACAGCCTGGGCCTGGATAAGGCTTACGACGATATTTACGCCGCTATCGAAGGCGTCCTTGACGAGGGCTACAGAACTGTCGACATAATGTCCGCCGGAATGAAGCAGATCGGGACCAGCGAGATGGGAGACAGGATAGCAGGGAAGATTTAG
- a CDS encoding rhodanese-like domain-containing protein has protein sequence MDSSTLISLAGIFAVAFLSLYSQVFFSRRKRRLAQKMAAGPKVIDVRTAREYRKDRYPGAVNIPVQKLYMEPTKAGPKETPIVLYCQNGNRARRARRILKAYGYKNVTNAGGLGKLKALG, from the coding sequence ATGGATTCTTCTACCCTCATCAGCCTGGCCGGTATTTTTGCCGTCGCCTTTTTGTCTCTCTATTCCCAGGTATTCTTCTCAAGACGCAAACGTCGTTTGGCACAGAAGATGGCTGCAGGCCCAAAGGTCATCGATGTTCGAACTGCCAGGGAATACCGTAAGGACCGCTACCCCGGAGCGGTGAATATTCCCGTTCAGAAACTCTACATGGAGCCGACCAAGGCAGGCCCCAAAGAGACCCCCATTGTGCTCTACTGCCAGAACGGCAACAGGGCGCGCCGCGCACGGCGTATTCTCAAGGCCTACGGCTATAAGAATGTAACCAATGCCGGAGGACTGGGAAAGCTGAAAGCCCTGGGCTGA